The sequence below is a genomic window from Tistrella mobilis.
GTCCTGCGGGATCACCGGGCTTCTGGCGGGCACCGTCGTTGCCAGCCTGGGCGTTGCGGCGCTGAACGTGCTGACACCGGTTTTCGTGCGCCGCAATTTCGGCGGCCCCCGGATCGGGGTGATGATGGGGGTCTATGCCATGATGATGGGTGGCGGTGGCGGCATCATGGCCGCGCTGACGGTGCCCATCTATCATGCCGCCGGCGACAGCTGGCCGGTTGCGCTGGTCAGTGCGGCGGTGCCCGCCGTCATGGCGCTGGCGGCACTGGTTCCCCTGCTTGGCGCGCCCCGTCCGCCGGCCGGTTCCGGCGGCGCGGCGCGGCGTGCGCACTGGCTGCTCAGGCATCCCACGGCCTGGAGCCTGGTCTGCTTCTTCGGCATCCAGTGCCTTGTGTTCTATGTGATCCTCGCCTGGCTGCCCGCGATTTATGTCGACAAGGGCGCCGCGCCCGCCACGGCCGGCCTCTATCTCGCCCTCTGCATCCTGGCGGTTGCGGGTGGGGGCTTCCTCGGGCCCATGCTGGCGGCGCGCCGGCCGGATCATCGCCGCCATATCATCGCCTGCATCGTGCTCTGCATCATCGGCCTCGCCGGTATTCTTCTGGCGCCGGCGGATATGGGGGCCGTGTGGTCGGTCGTTCTCGGGGTCGGGATGGGGGCGGGGCAGGGGATCCCCGGCGTTCTTTACGCCCGACGGACCGCCGACCAGATCGGCATGATGCAGCTGTCCGGCATGGTGCAGAGTTTCGGATATCTGATGGCTGCCACGGGGCCGGTGATCGCGGCGGCGCTGCACGACTGGCGCGGCGGCTGGGACTGGCCGATCGGTTTCCTGCTTGCCCTGCTCGTCTTCAACGGCTTTGCCGGGCTGCGGGGCGGCCGCGATCACGTCATCGGCGCGGAGCGTGGGTGAAACCCGTGGGCGGATGGGCTATCACTTCGAAAGCGATCCGAAGGGGGCGGCAGATGACCGGGGCGGCCGAAAAGCGACCAAGGACAAAGCCGGCGGACATCCGTCGGGACGAATTGATGGATGCCGCAGAGGCCCTGTTTCTGCGCAAGGGTTTTGCGGCGACGAGTGTCGGTGAAATCGTCGTGGAAGCCGGGGTCGCCAAGGGCACCTTCTACCTGTACTTCAAGACCAAGGACGATGTTCTGGACGCCCTCCGCACCCGATTCATCGAAGGGTTCTGCGAAAAGCTGGACACGGCCCTTGCGGTCGAGGATGGGGACTGGCCCGGCCGCATCGACATCTGGGTCAGGACCAGCGTGAACGCCTGGCTCGACGGCGTGGCGCGGCATGATCTGGTGTTTCATCAGCACGCGCCGGCCAATCGGGAGATGAAGGCCGACAATCTCGTGATCCTCCGGCTCGCCTCGCTGCTGGAACAGGGCGCGCAGGCGGGGGCCTGGACGATCGACCATCCGCGCCTGATCGCGGTCATGCTGTTCGACGCCCTGCATGGGGCGGTCGACGACAGTCTCGCCTCGAAAACCCCGGTCAACCGGGCAGATCTCATCGATCTGGTGACGTCGTTCTACCGCCGGGCACTTGCCCTCCCTCATGGCTGAGCGTCGGTGATCGGGGGCGGCGGGCGTGCCCGGATTGCAAGCCCGCCGGGACCACCCCTCAGGCCGCCGCCTCCGCCTCGGCCTGCCAGCGCGCCACCATCTCATCCGTCGTGGTGACGTCGCCGAACTGCAGCGCGAAATTCGTCAGCGCGCCGCAATGTTCTTCGGCCGTCAGGCTGGCATTGGCATCCGCCACCATGGTGGTGCGGTAGTTCAGCATCATCGCATCGCGCGCCGTGCTGTCGCAGCAGACATTGGTCATGGTGCCGGCCACCGCGACCGCGGTGATGCCGCGCGCCTTCAATACAGCATCCAGATCCGATGCGCCCTGGATGAAGGCGCTGTAACGGGTTTTGCCCACCACCAGATCTTCCGGCCGCACATCCAGTTCGGGCCAGAGCAAAGAGGGCCGCGCGGTTTCGGCCAGGGCGGCCGATCGGGCCTGCATGCGTTCCGGGCGCATCAGCACCCGGTGGAAATGCGGGATTTCGGCCAGGGCCTGATCGGTATAGAGCGTGCGGATCCACACCACCGTGCCGCCGGCCGCGCGCAGCGCCGCTGCCAGCCGGTTGACATTGGGCACGATCGCGCGGGCCGCCGGCACCTCTGCCGGCATGCCCGGTTCCATGAACCAGATCTGAAGGTCCACCACCACCAGCGCCGTCTCCCGCGCCGGCAGGCGGTGATGGACCAGCGGCGCCCCCTGGCGGGCCACAATCCGCTCCAATGCCCAATCTGGCATCAAATACTCGTGCATCTGATCAAACCTTGTGCAGTTTTGGTCCGGAAACGGGTTCCGGATCCGGGAGGCGGGGGTCTTAAAATCGTATACAGTAGACAGTAGGCGAGCAACGGCCATCTGGCCCGCGGTTTGCATTCCTCCGCTCCCAGGCTCATCACATGCCTCCGCAGGCGGAGGCCGGCTCAGGGGAATGAGGGACGGATGATCAACCGGATCGGGGATCGGCAGGGTGGTGC
It includes:
- a CDS encoding MFS transporter, whose amino-acid sequence is MQTTEPAIASGVPGRAAITIAFVLVCLNLRIVFGGVGPLLPYLSLDPLTAGALTAFPPLCMGLFAPLGAMAGRRLGEPRALFAAMAILTAGILIRSCGITGLLAGTVVASLGVAALNVLTPVFVRRNFGGPRIGVMMGVYAMMMGGGGGIMAALTVPIYHAAGDSWPVALVSAAVPAVMALAALVPLLGAPRPPAGSGGAARRAHWLLRHPTAWSLVCFFGIQCLVFYVILAWLPAIYVDKGAAPATAGLYLALCILAVAGGGFLGPMLAARRPDHRRHIIACIVLCIIGLAGILLAPADMGAVWSVVLGVGMGAGQGIPGVLYARRTADQIGMMQLSGMVQSFGYLMAATGPVIAAALHDWRGGWDWPIGFLLALLVFNGFAGLRGGRDHVIGAERG
- a CDS encoding TetR/AcrR family transcriptional regulator, encoding MDAAEALFLRKGFAATSVGEIVVEAGVAKGTFYLYFKTKDDVLDALRTRFIEGFCEKLDTALAVEDGDWPGRIDIWVRTSVNAWLDGVARHDLVFHQHAPANREMKADNLVILRLASLLEQGAQAGAWTIDHPRLIAVMLFDALHGAVDDSLASKTPVNRADLIDLVTSFYRRALALPHG
- a CDS encoding isochorismatase family protein — translated: MARQGAPLVHHRLPARETALVVVDLQIWFMEPGMPAEVPAARAIVPNVNRLAAALRAAGGTVVWIRTLYTDQALAEIPHFHRVLMRPERMQARSAALAETARPSLLWPELDVRPEDLVVGKTRYSAFIQGASDLDAVLKARGITAVAVAGTMTNVCCDSTARDAMMLNYRTTMVADANASLTAEEHCGALTNFALQFGDVTTTDEMVARWQAEAEAAA